A single window of Archangium gephyra DNA harbors:
- a CDS encoding ABC transporter permease, giving the protein MSALATDTAGTAPREEARPGLLERLGDRLNPLVVKEVRQGVRSRVFWVSFGLMLLSCFILSMVAYATSREDGLSTQGQGFFFGFYVCLAMVHFFIIPYSAYRSLAREREDETWVLLILTGLGPRRILRGKVASFLVQAGLYASAVGPFLLFSYYLNGIDLPTILLVLGLGASWLLFLTVVAVCVATLADGRIGRALVNLVLLGTLGMALMYGLIAAFFLSEQGYRSVVRENGFLLATGICLWVMFSYGWLLFETAAARLSLSTENYTRGPRLALTVQMVLTGALVMGLWLWDTPPTAAAAATSVLGCLHLCVIGIFVATDVDGQARALRVLTRPWSLLRPGAVRGFRLIVLLVLGWTALCMGFFFLSLNSSSSDSSHAHLLGVLAAPAYAILYLSLPLVVGRLPSSDRLASPAVVRVLFFAMAGLASALLPLLAVLFDQRVDDPLFNLLNPFVGVANFSDYDYSVQETKMNLGLLACVWLVAVLTAFAADRALVERERRAHAS; this is encoded by the coding sequence GTGAGCGCGCTCGCCACGGACACCGCGGGCACCGCCCCGCGCGAGGAGGCCCGGCCCGGACTGCTGGAGCGGCTGGGGGACCGGCTCAACCCGCTGGTGGTGAAGGAGGTGCGCCAGGGCGTCCGCTCTCGCGTCTTCTGGGTGAGCTTCGGGCTGATGCTGCTCTCCTGCTTCATCCTCTCCATGGTGGCCTACGCCACCTCGCGGGAAGACGGGCTCTCCACCCAGGGCCAGGGCTTCTTCTTCGGCTTCTACGTCTGCCTGGCGATGGTGCACTTCTTCATCATCCCCTACAGCGCCTACCGCTCGCTGGCGCGCGAGCGCGAGGACGAGACGTGGGTGCTGCTCATCCTCACCGGCCTGGGGCCCCGGCGGATTCTCCGCGGCAAGGTGGCCTCCTTCCTGGTGCAGGCCGGGCTGTACGCCTCCGCCGTGGGGCCCTTCCTCCTCTTCAGCTACTACCTCAACGGCATCGACCTGCCGACCATCCTCCTGGTGCTCGGGCTGGGCGCCAGCTGGCTCCTCTTCCTCACCGTGGTGGCGGTGTGCGTGGCCACGCTCGCGGATGGACGCATCGGCCGCGCCCTGGTGAACCTCGTGCTGCTGGGCACGCTGGGCATGGCGCTGATGTACGGGCTGATCGCCGCCTTCTTCCTGAGCGAGCAGGGCTACCGCTCCGTCGTGCGCGAGAATGGCTTCCTCCTCGCCACGGGCATCTGCCTCTGGGTGATGTTCTCCTACGGGTGGCTGCTCTTCGAGACGGCCGCCGCGCGCCTGTCGCTCTCCACGGAGAACTACACGCGCGGCCCCCGGCTGGCGCTCACGGTGCAGATGGTGCTCACCGGCGCGCTGGTGATGGGACTGTGGCTGTGGGACACCCCACCGACGGCCGCGGCCGCGGCGACGAGCGTCCTGGGGTGTCTGCACTTGTGCGTCATCGGCATCTTCGTGGCCACGGACGTGGATGGACAGGCCCGGGCGCTGCGTGTCCTCACGCGGCCCTGGTCCCTCCTGCGTCCGGGCGCGGTGCGGGGCTTCCGGCTCATCGTGCTGCTGGTGCTCGGCTGGACGGCGCTGTGCATGGGGTTCTTCTTCCTGTCCCTGAACAGCTCCAGCTCCGACTCCTCCCACGCCCATCTGCTCGGGGTGCTCGCCGCGCCGGCCTACGCCATCCTCTACCTGTCGCTGCCGCTGGTGGTGGGGCGCCTGCCGAGCTCGGACCGGCTCGCCTCCCCGGCGGTGGTGCGCGTCCTCTTCTTCGCGATGGCGGGCCTGGCCAGCGCGCTGCTTCCGCTGCTGGCCGTCCTCTTCGACCAGCGCGTGGATGACCCGCTCTTCAACCTGCTCAACCCCTTCGTCGGGGTGGCCAACTTCAGCGACTACGACTACTCGGTGCAGGAGACGAAGATGAACCTGGGGCTGCTCGCCTGCGTGTGGCTGGTGGCCGTGCTCACCGCCTTCGCCGCGGACCGGGCCCTCGTCGAGCGCGAGCGCCGGGCCCACGCCTCATGA
- a CDS encoding DUF58 domain-containing protein — MSTPLDFDEAEVARLAPGLALALPRTPHRGRVGAVRAASAGSSLELHDFRAYQPGDDLRQMDWNAVARTGELILRVRQDEVSPRLEVLLDGSRSMALSPRKAGCARELALLATEVGAHQGLSPTLVVGGARPERVQGQVCRSALRSASFDAKDDLHAALGRLPPLRPCGLRVVVSDFLFEAPLPALVSRLAQGAAALFLVQVLDAEDLEPTGGEGARLVDAESGAALEELLTEEVLAAYTRRFAEHQKSLGAAAARARAVHLVAPAPQALRALVAGALRPLFLPAGA, encoded by the coding sequence ATGAGCACCCCGCTGGACTTCGACGAGGCGGAGGTGGCCCGGTTGGCCCCGGGCCTCGCGCTGGCCCTGCCCCGTACGCCCCACCGGGGCCGCGTGGGCGCGGTGCGCGCGGCCTCGGCCGGCTCCTCGCTGGAGCTGCATGACTTCCGCGCGTACCAGCCGGGAGACGATCTGCGGCAGATGGACTGGAACGCGGTGGCACGCACCGGTGAGCTGATTCTGCGCGTGCGCCAGGACGAGGTGTCCCCGCGCCTGGAGGTGCTGCTGGACGGCTCGCGCAGCATGGCGCTGTCGCCGCGCAAGGCCGGTTGTGCGCGCGAGCTGGCGCTGCTGGCCACGGAGGTGGGGGCCCACCAGGGACTCAGCCCCACGTTGGTGGTGGGCGGCGCGCGTCCGGAGCGCGTGCAGGGGCAGGTGTGCCGCTCCGCCCTGCGCTCCGCCAGCTTCGACGCGAAGGACGATCTACACGCCGCGCTCGGGCGTCTGCCACCGCTGCGCCCGTGCGGCCTGCGCGTGGTGGTGAGCGACTTCCTCTTCGAGGCCCCGCTGCCGGCCCTGGTGTCGAGGCTGGCGCAGGGGGCCGCGGCCCTCTTCCTGGTGCAGGTGCTGGACGCGGAGGACCTGGAGCCCACGGGAGGCGAAGGGGCGCGGCTGGTGGACGCGGAGAGCGGCGCGGCGCTGGAGGAGCTCCTCACGGAAGAGGTGCTGGCGGCCTACACGCGGCGCTTCGCCGAGCACCAGAAGTCCCTGGGGGCCGCGGCGGCGAGGGCCCGGGCGGTGCACCTGGTGGCCCCCGCGCCCCAGGCCCTGCGCGCGCTGGTGGCCGGAGCGCTGCGGCCGCTCTTCCTCCCAGCGGGCGCTTGA
- a CDS encoding AAA family ATPase, whose amino-acid sequence MSELLSPAEVQGAVERVAQLQKGLNQVLLDQTQVVEQVTAAVLARGHVLLEGLPGLGKTELCKALARLLGLPFRRIQFTPDLLPGDITGTYVLEGEGRREFTFREGPLFANVVLADEINRSSPKTQSALLEAMQERSVTVLGQTRPLPEPFFVLATQNPIELEGTYPLPEAQLDRFLFRVQVPPVGAKTLTTLLTTRVRGTPPVLPSVTDAEGLASLFAAVDRVHLPVPVADFIGRLVEASDPRGPGAPEPVRRFVRYGASPRAALALAAAGRALALIRGKPNVGFDEVVAAAPAVLNHRLVLAYEASLEKVGTLDVVRALLQAVPEVPRA is encoded by the coding sequence GTGTCGGAACTGTTGAGCCCCGCCGAGGTGCAGGGCGCGGTGGAGAGGGTGGCGCAGCTCCAGAAGGGGCTGAATCAGGTGTTGCTCGACCAGACGCAGGTGGTGGAGCAGGTGACGGCGGCGGTGCTCGCGCGCGGCCACGTGCTGCTGGAGGGCCTGCCGGGCCTGGGCAAGACGGAGCTGTGCAAGGCGCTCGCGCGGCTGCTTGGACTGCCCTTCCGCCGCATCCAGTTCACCCCGGACCTGCTGCCCGGCGACATCACCGGCACCTACGTCCTCGAGGGCGAGGGCCGCCGGGAGTTCACCTTCCGCGAGGGCCCCCTCTTCGCCAACGTGGTGCTCGCGGATGAAATCAACCGCTCCAGCCCCAAGACGCAGTCCGCGCTGCTGGAGGCCATGCAGGAGCGCAGCGTGACGGTGCTCGGCCAGACGCGCCCGCTGCCCGAGCCCTTCTTCGTGCTCGCCACGCAGAACCCCATCGAGCTGGAGGGCACCTACCCGCTGCCCGAGGCGCAGCTGGACCGCTTCCTCTTCCGCGTCCAGGTGCCGCCCGTGGGGGCGAAGACGCTCACCACCCTGCTCACCACGCGCGTGCGCGGCACTCCACCCGTGCTGCCCTCGGTGACGGACGCCGAGGGCCTCGCCTCGCTCTTCGCCGCGGTGGACCGGGTGCACCTGCCGGTGCCGGTGGCGGACTTCATCGGCCGGCTGGTGGAGGCGAGCGACCCGCGTGGCCCGGGCGCGCCGGAGCCGGTGCGCCGCTTCGTGCGCTATGGGGCCAGCCCTCGCGCGGCGCTGGCGCTGGCCGCGGCCGGACGGGCGCTCGCGTTGATACGGGGCAAGCCCAACGTGGGCTTCGACGAGGTGGTGGCCGCCGCTCCCGCCGTCCTCAACCACCGCCTGGTGCTCGCCTACGAGGCCTCGCTGGAGAAGGTGGGGACCCTGGACGTGGTGCGCGCCCTGCTGCAGGCCGTTCCCGAGGTGCCCCGTGCGTGA
- a CDS encoding ABC transporter ATP-binding protein: MSLLEVKGLRRDYGALRAVDDVSFELEAGTILGFIGPNGAGKSTTMRILATLDTPNAGQVTLDGHSLVDTPDKVRPLIGYMPDRYGTYDDVTVLEFLDFFARAYGLQGRERARRVASVMEFTGLLPLQEKLTSALSKGMKQRVALGRTLLHDPKLLILDEPADGLDPRARIELRELLRALADQGKAVLISSHILTELAEICDTCAIIEQGRLLATGKVADILAQATGTAVAELMVRLYPGEEGEAVWARAERLLLEQPRVKQVAREGEALRVRLEHEGGAAGGWVDESAARVLAALVGAGVPVCAFSHRERNLEDAFMHVTKGRVA, from the coding sequence ATGAGCCTGCTGGAGGTGAAGGGCCTGCGGCGCGACTACGGCGCCCTGCGCGCGGTGGATGACGTGTCCTTCGAGCTGGAGGCCGGCACCATCCTGGGCTTCATCGGGCCCAACGGCGCCGGCAAGAGCACCACCATGCGGATATTGGCCACCCTGGACACGCCCAACGCGGGCCAGGTGACGCTGGACGGGCACTCGCTGGTGGACACCCCGGACAAGGTGCGGCCGCTCATCGGCTACATGCCGGACCGCTACGGCACCTATGACGACGTCACCGTCCTCGAGTTCCTCGACTTCTTCGCGCGCGCCTACGGCCTCCAGGGCAGGGAGCGGGCCCGGCGCGTGGCCTCGGTGATGGAGTTCACCGGACTGCTGCCCCTCCAGGAGAAGCTCACCAGCGCGCTCTCCAAGGGCATGAAGCAGCGCGTGGCGCTCGGGCGCACGCTGCTGCACGATCCGAAGCTGCTCATCCTCGACGAGCCGGCGGACGGCCTGGACCCGCGCGCCCGGATTGAGTTGCGCGAGCTGCTGCGCGCGCTCGCGGACCAGGGCAAGGCGGTGCTCATCTCCAGCCACATCCTCACCGAGCTGGCCGAAATCTGTGACACCTGCGCCATCATCGAGCAGGGGCGGTTGCTGGCCACGGGCAAGGTGGCGGACATCCTCGCGCAGGCCACGGGGACGGCGGTGGCGGAGCTGATGGTGCGCCTCTACCCGGGCGAGGAGGGCGAGGCGGTGTGGGCGCGTGCCGAGCGGCTGCTGCTGGAGCAGCCCCGGGTGAAGCAGGTGGCGCGCGAGGGGGAGGCGCTGCGGGTGCGGCTGGAGCACGAGGGTGGCGCGGCGGGCGGTTGGGTGGACGAGTCGGCGGCGCGGGTGCTGGCGGCGCTGGTGGGGGCGGGCGTGCCCGTGTGTGCCTTCAGCCACCGCGAGCGCAACCTGGAGGATGCGTTCATGCACGTGACGAAGGGGAGGGTGGCGTGA